One region of Anaeromyxobacter paludicola genomic DNA includes:
- a CDS encoding tetratricopeptide repeat protein: protein MRSPLVLAALLALGCAHAPPQQGGYVARKAMAAELVRRGDWSQAFPLVQSLHAEDPADADVVALRGIVYREQGLLKEAQADLEEAVRKLPRSAAAHAALGLLYDRVGRTGESIAEHRKAVELVPGNAGYLNNLGFSLFAHGRARDAVPVLQEALRADPTQPRIRNNLGFALARTGDFAGAAEQFQMGGTPAEAKNNLGFAYERQGNLAQAYQLYREAVRADPALERARANLDHAARKLGKPAVAEPDSRS from the coding sequence ATGCGTTCGCCCCTCGTCCTCGCCGCTCTCCTCGCCCTCGGCTGCGCCCACGCCCCCCCGCAACAGGGCGGCTACGTCGCACGAAAGGCGATGGCCGCCGAGCTCGTCCGCCGCGGCGACTGGTCCCAGGCGTTTCCGCTGGTGCAGTCGCTTCACGCCGAGGACCCGGCCGACGCTGACGTCGTGGCGCTGCGAGGCATCGTGTACCGGGAGCAGGGGCTCCTGAAGGAGGCGCAGGCCGACCTGGAGGAGGCGGTCCGGAAGCTGCCGAGGTCGGCCGCGGCGCACGCGGCGCTGGGGCTCCTCTACGACCGGGTGGGGCGGACGGGCGAGTCGATCGCCGAGCACCGCAAGGCCGTCGAGCTCGTGCCCGGCAACGCCGGCTACCTCAACAACCTCGGCTTCTCGCTCTTCGCTCACGGCCGGGCCCGCGACGCGGTCCCCGTGCTGCAGGAGGCGCTCCGGGCGGATCCCACCCAGCCCCGGATCCGGAACAACCTCGGGTTTGCCCTGGCGCGCACGGGCGACTTCGCCGGGGCCGCTGAGCAGTTCCAGATGGGCGGCACGCCCGCGGAGGCGAAGAACAACCTCGGGTTCGCCTATGAGCGCCAGGGCAACCTCGCCCAAGCGTATCAGCTCTACCGCGAGGCGGTCCGCGCCGATCCGGCCCTCGAGCGTGCCCGGGCCAACCTCGACCACGCCGCCCGGAAGCTCGGAAAGCCCGCGGTGGCAGAGCCCGATTCCCGATCGTGA